From Haloarcula hispanica ATCC 33960, the proteins below share one genomic window:
- a CDS encoding NADH:flavin oxidoreductase/NADH oxidase gives MTALFSPLELRETTVPNRVMVSPMCQYSCEARDGLATDWHRTHLGSRAVGGAGLVMTEATAVEARGRISPEDLGIWSDEHAAALEPITEFITEQDSVPGIQLAHAGRKASIERPWDGHDPLQPDDGGWEVVGPSDDPWPYEDGEAPPTTALDQDGIEAVIDSFRAAAEHALDAGFEVAEVHAAHGYLLHQFLSPVTNHREDDYGGDFEGRTRLVREITTAVREVWPDDKPVFVRISATDWLPDRNSWTVEDSVRLSDRLADIGVDLIDVSGGGIHPESRPDYAGPNYQLRYAERIREETKSDIAVGAVGGITTPEQAEAVIANDRADMAIVGREHLRDPYFTMNAARELDATDEIEGPPQYRRAWGF, from the coding sequence ATGACTGCACTGTTCTCACCGCTGGAACTCCGTGAGACGACAGTCCCGAATCGCGTCATGGTCTCTCCAATGTGCCAGTACTCCTGTGAGGCCCGCGACGGCCTCGCCACCGACTGGCACCGCACCCACCTCGGCTCTCGTGCCGTCGGCGGTGCAGGTCTGGTCATGACTGAAGCGACCGCCGTCGAAGCTCGCGGCCGTATCTCGCCGGAGGACCTGGGTATCTGGAGCGACGAGCACGCGGCGGCGCTGGAACCGATTACAGAGTTCATCACTGAACAGGACAGCGTGCCGGGCATCCAGTTGGCCCACGCCGGGCGGAAAGCCTCTATCGAACGACCGTGGGACGGCCACGACCCGCTCCAACCCGACGACGGCGGCTGGGAAGTCGTCGGACCGAGTGACGACCCCTGGCCGTACGAAGACGGTGAGGCTCCGCCGACAACAGCGCTCGATCAGGACGGCATCGAGGCAGTCATCGATTCGTTCCGCGCCGCCGCCGAGCACGCGCTCGACGCCGGCTTCGAGGTCGCAGAGGTCCACGCCGCCCACGGCTACCTCTTGCATCAGTTCCTCTCGCCGGTGACGAACCACCGCGAGGACGACTACGGCGGCGACTTCGAGGGCCGCACGCGACTGGTCCGTGAAATCACGACCGCCGTCCGCGAGGTCTGGCCCGACGACAAGCCGGTGTTCGTCCGTATTTCCGCGACGGACTGGCTTCCCGACCGCAATTCCTGGACCGTCGAGGACTCCGTGCGACTGTCGGACCGACTCGCCGACATCGGCGTGGACCTCATCGACGTGAGCGGCGGCGGCATCCACCCCGAATCCCGCCCCGACTACGCCGGCCCGAACTACCAGCTCCGGTACGCCGAGCGGATTCGCGAGGAAACGAAGTCGGACATCGCCGTCGGCGCTGTCGGCGGCATCACGACCCCCGAACAGGCCGAAGCCGTTATCGCCAACGACCGGGCCGATATGGCTATCGTCGGCCGCGAACACCTCCGGGACCCGTACTTCACGATGAATGCCGCGAGGGAACTCGACGCGACCGACGAGATAGAGGGGCCGCCGCAGTACCGCCGTGCCTGGGGCTTCTGA
- a CDS encoding beta-ribofuranosylaminobenzene 5'-phosphate synthase family protein: MPTVTTAARLHFGFQNLSLAHERLYGGVGLALDEPRLTVEATRAETVQCDDPATEPYVRRVVDALDVPGAAVTVEERFPRHVGLGSGTQLSLATLIAVVRAYDRTADARTYAPQLGRGGRSGVGVAAFESGGFIVDGGHPTERFTAEPPAEGDWDVPPVLAHHHVPAHWRFVIVVPDTDPGQSGAAEDQSMRQAVERADPGIADEISTLLTRRLLPAIATRDHDDFGQAAARLGRLNGAWYADEQGGVYRPPAGALVESLASAPVISGAGQSSWGPTVWGLTTADYESEARDAGVLALDAADVDGTVRVVAPRNTGASLTE, from the coding sequence ATGCCGACGGTCACGACCGCCGCGCGACTCCATTTCGGGTTTCAGAACCTCTCGCTCGCCCACGAGCGCCTCTACGGCGGCGTCGGGCTCGCACTCGACGAGCCGCGGCTGACCGTCGAAGCGACACGGGCCGAGACGGTCCAGTGTGACGACCCGGCGACCGAACCGTACGTCCGGCGCGTCGTCGACGCACTCGACGTACCCGGCGCGGCCGTCACCGTCGAGGAGCGCTTCCCGCGACACGTCGGCCTCGGGAGCGGCACGCAGCTCTCACTGGCGACGCTCATCGCCGTCGTTCGGGCCTACGACCGGACCGCTGACGCACGGACCTACGCGCCGCAACTGGGACGGGGCGGCCGAAGCGGCGTCGGCGTAGCCGCGTTCGAGTCGGGCGGATTCATCGTTGACGGCGGTCACCCAACGGAGCGGTTCACGGCCGAACCCCCAGCGGAAGGCGACTGGGATGTGCCGCCAGTGCTGGCCCATCACCACGTCCCCGCACACTGGCGTTTTGTTATCGTCGTCCCGGACACCGACCCCGGCCAGAGCGGAGCAGCAGAGGACCAGAGCATGCGGCAGGCCGTCGAGCGCGCCGACCCCGGCATCGCCGACGAGATCTCGACGCTGTTGACCCGGCGGCTGCTCCCCGCGATTGCCACCAGAGACCACGACGACTTCGGGCAGGCCGCGGCGCGGCTGGGCCGACTCAACGGCGCGTGGTACGCTGACGAACAGGGCGGCGTCTACCGCCCGCCAGCCGGCGCACTCGTCGAGTCACTGGCGAGCGCCCCGGTCATCTCCGGGGCCGGCCAGAGCTCTTGGGGGCCAACCGTCTGGGGACTGACGACAGCGGACTACGAATCGGAGGCCCGTGACGCGGGTGTGCTGGCACTCGATGCGGCCGATGTCGACGGAACGGTTCGCGTTGTCGCGCCCCGGAACACCGGTGCGTCGCTGACTGAATAG
- a CDS encoding transcription factor S: MQFCDDCGSMMHADGDEMVCQSCGARVTKDEDRAAEFVSTDEQSGDELIETEEGSNFEGKPTADDVTCEECGHGKAWYTIKQTGSADEPPTRFFKCQECGHRWREYN, translated from the coding sequence ATGCAGTTCTGCGACGACTGTGGTTCGATGATGCACGCCGACGGTGACGAGATGGTCTGTCAGTCCTGTGGTGCGCGAGTTACCAAAGACGAGGACCGCGCGGCCGAGTTCGTCAGCACGGACGAACAGAGCGGCGACGAACTGATAGAGACCGAGGAGGGCTCGAACTTCGAAGGGAAGCCCACGGCTGACGACGTGACCTGTGAGGAATGCGGACACGGGAAAGCGTGGTACACCATCAAACAGACCGGGTCGGCCGACGAACCGCCGACGCGCTTTTTCAAGTGCCAGGAGTGTGGCCACCGGTGGCGGGAGTACAACTAG
- a CDS encoding metal-dependent hydrolase, protein MELTWYGHSTWHVTVDDTELLIDPFFDNPKTDTDPEELDPDYVLLTHGHADHIGDVDRYEGCGLVATPEIVEYCEDNFGDFDAVGGMGMNLGGTVEIGDAFVTMHRADHTNGMETSYGASGGMPGGFIISDTKPTQVSDAESTTFYHAGDTGLMTEMRDVIGPFLEPDAAAVPVGDHFTMGPMQAAVAVDWLDVDHAFPMHYDTFPPIEIETQDFVNEVKGTGSDAEVHVLDGDETFEL, encoded by the coding sequence ATGGAACTCACATGGTACGGCCATTCGACGTGGCACGTAACAGTCGACGACACCGAGTTGCTCATCGACCCGTTCTTCGATAACCCCAAGACGGACACGGACCCCGAGGAACTGGACCCGGACTACGTGTTGCTGACCCACGGCCACGCCGACCACATCGGCGACGTGGACCGCTACGAGGGCTGTGGGCTCGTGGCCACGCCGGAAATCGTCGAGTACTGCGAAGACAACTTCGGTGACTTCGACGCCGTCGGTGGCATGGGAATGAACCTCGGCGGCACCGTCGAAATCGGCGACGCGTTCGTCACGATGCACCGGGCTGACCACACGAACGGCATGGAAACCAGCTACGGCGCGAGCGGCGGGATGCCGGGCGGGTTCATCATCTCCGATACGAAGCCGACACAGGTCAGCGACGCAGAGTCGACGACGTTCTACCACGCCGGCGACACCGGTCTCATGACGGAGATGCGCGACGTCATCGGGCCGTTCCTCGAACCGGACGCTGCGGCGGTGCCGGTCGGCGACCACTTCACGATGGGGCCGATGCAGGCCGCCGTCGCCGTCGACTGGCTGGACGTCGACCACGCGTTCCCGATGCACTACGACACGTTCCCACCAATCGAAATCGAAACGCAAGACTTCGTGAACGAGGTCAAAGGCACCGGTAGCGACGCCGAGGTCCACGTCCTCGACGGCGACGAAACGTTCGAACTCTAG
- a CDS encoding hybrid sensor histidine kinase/response regulator, which yields MSPPTVLLIAAETTAGEQLRAALEQAAIDATVETTEPECVDTTLLRTAVDCLVVPVTCGGMAGGHLAAAATGLYPNLPVIMYGSEADRGDHIRTVDGDLGSPELAAAVGAALEDSETMAARPASRPETILATMFERYSEHLYVKDDDRHYLLLNDSSYAPPELLGRRDEDGLPAGATYLDAARGDDLQVINDGADVLDVHEFSPSMGKHLQTSKIPWYDETDELIGLIGITQDITDQKERERLLRQQNERLRKVALLAAHELRNELQVSTGHLSQVEADDEHIDAVERSIDQLSGIVDKVVSLASSDSPAFEPEQQWLSTVVWDVWSSLSLEAASLEVTSDRRLLADAESMRLFLEILLSNAVEHGGPDVAIRVGATSSGFFVADDGPGVDVSPPERVLEAGYASEKQNSGFGLYIANRIAKEHGWSLSVDDSEAGGARFTVTDVERPD from the coding sequence ATGTCCCCGCCGACAGTCCTCCTCATCGCTGCCGAGACTACTGCCGGAGAGCAGTTACGGGCGGCACTTGAACAGGCAGCAATCGACGCAACGGTCGAGACGACAGAGCCCGAATGCGTCGATACGACACTGCTACGTACCGCGGTTGACTGCCTCGTCGTCCCGGTGACGTGTGGAGGGATGGCGGGCGGTCATCTGGCGGCGGCAGCCACCGGGCTCTACCCGAACCTCCCGGTGATCATGTACGGCAGTGAGGCGGACCGTGGTGACCACATTCGGACGGTCGACGGCGATCTTGGGTCGCCGGAACTGGCAGCCGCAGTCGGTGCAGCACTCGAAGACAGTGAGACGATGGCCGCCCGACCGGCTTCCCGGCCGGAGACGATTCTCGCCACGATGTTCGAACGGTACTCCGAGCACCTGTACGTGAAAGACGATGACCGGCACTATCTGTTGCTCAACGATTCGTCGTACGCCCCGCCGGAACTGCTCGGCCGGCGGGACGAAGACGGACTCCCCGCCGGGGCGACGTATCTGGATGCAGCACGCGGCGACGACCTGCAAGTCATCAACGACGGGGCCGACGTCCTCGACGTCCACGAGTTCTCGCCGTCGATGGGGAAACACCTCCAAACGTCGAAGATCCCCTGGTACGACGAGACCGACGAGCTAATCGGCCTCATCGGTATCACGCAGGATATCACCGACCAGAAAGAGCGCGAACGTCTCCTCAGACAACAGAACGAACGTCTCCGGAAGGTGGCGCTGCTGGCCGCACACGAACTCCGAAACGAACTCCAGGTGTCGACCGGCCATCTCTCGCAGGTCGAGGCCGACGACGAACACATCGACGCTGTGGAGCGTTCTATCGACCAGCTCTCCGGTATCGTCGACAAGGTCGTCTCGCTGGCGTCGAGCGACTCGCCAGCGTTCGAGCCCGAACAACAGTGGCTCTCGACGGTCGTCTGGGACGTGTGGAGTTCGCTATCGCTCGAAGCCGCATCGCTCGAAGTGACATCGGACAGGAGACTGCTGGCGGACGCGGAGTCGATGCGCCTGTTTCTCGAGATTCTGCTCTCGAACGCCGTCGAACACGGCGGCCCCGACGTCGCGATTCGCGTCGGTGCCACGTCTTCGGGCTTTTTCGTCGCGGACGACGGGCCTGGTGTCGACGTCTCGCCACCGGAGCGGGTGCTCGAAGCGGGGTACGCATCAGAGAAACAAAACAGCGGGTTCGGGCTCTACATCGCCAACCGGATCGCGAAAGAACACGGCTGGTCGCTGTCCGTCGATGACAGCGAGGCGGGCGGCGCGCGGTTTACCGTGACCGACGTGGAACGACCGGACTAG
- the ilvD gene encoding dihydroxy-acid dehydratase, translated as MSKQERQERPEKDPDLRSTEVTEGYEKAPHRAMFRAMGYDDEDLSSPMIGIANPAADITPCNVHLDDVADAAYDGIDDTEGMPIEFGTITISDAISMGTEGMKASLISREIIADSVELVTFGERMDGIVTIGGCDKNMPGMMMAAIRTDLPSVFLYGGSIMPGEHDGREVTIQNVFEGVGAVADGEMSEGELDEMERHACPGAGSCGGMFTANTMASISEALGFAPLGSASPPAEHESRYEEARRAGELAVEVVQERRSPSDFLTRESFENAIALQVAVGGSTNAVLHLLALAAEAGIDLDIETFNEISARTPKIADLQPGGERVMNDLHEVGGVPVVLRALHDAGLLHGDALTVTGNTIAEELEQIDPPTVEDLDVDYLNTVDDPIHERGAIRILSGNLAPDGSVIKITGEDHLHHEGPVRVFEQEEGAMEYVQEGRVKSGDVICIRNEGPQGGPGMREMLGVTSAVAGQGHAEDVALFTDGRFSGATRGFSIGHVAPEAFVGGPIAALEDGDTVTIDIDDHELSVDLTDEEIEQRLEDYDPEPTYDSGVLAKYHSDFGSAANGAVTNPGAKWD; from the coding sequence ATGAGCAAGCAGGAACGGCAAGAACGGCCGGAGAAGGACCCGGACCTCCGGAGTACCGAGGTGACGGAGGGATACGAGAAGGCACCCCACCGCGCGATGTTCCGCGCGATGGGCTACGACGACGAGGACCTGTCCTCGCCGATGATCGGCATCGCCAATCCAGCGGCCGACATCACGCCGTGTAACGTCCATCTCGACGACGTTGCGGACGCCGCCTACGACGGCATAGACGACACCGAAGGGATGCCAATCGAGTTCGGGACCATCACCATCTCCGACGCCATCTCGATGGGGACCGAGGGGATGAAGGCGTCGCTCATCTCCCGCGAGATAATCGCCGACTCGGTCGAACTCGTCACCTTCGGCGAGCGCATGGACGGCATCGTCACCATCGGCGGCTGTGACAAGAACATGCCCGGGATGATGATGGCCGCCATCCGGACGGACCTGCCAAGCGTCTTCCTCTATGGCGGGTCGATCATGCCCGGCGAGCACGACGGCCGCGAGGTCACCATCCAGAACGTCTTCGAGGGCGTCGGCGCGGTCGCCGACGGCGAGATGAGCGAGGGCGAACTCGACGAGATGGAACGCCACGCCTGCCCCGGTGCGGGCTCCTGTGGCGGGATGTTCACCGCCAACACGATGGCGTCTATCTCCGAAGCGCTCGGCTTCGCGCCGCTGGGGTCGGCCTCTCCGCCGGCCGAACACGAGTCCCGCTACGAGGAGGCCCGCCGGGCCGGCGAACTCGCCGTCGAGGTGGTGCAGGAACGCCGCAGCCCCTCGGATTTCCTCACCCGCGAATCGTTCGAGAACGCCATCGCCCTGCAGGTCGCGGTCGGCGGGTCGACCAACGCCGTTCTCCACCTGCTCGCGCTCGCGGCGGAGGCCGGCATCGACCTCGATATCGAGACGTTCAACGAGATCAGCGCCCGCACGCCCAAGATCGCCGACCTCCAGCCCGGCGGCGAGCGAGTCATGAACGACCTCCACGAGGTCGGCGGCGTCCCGGTCGTGTTGCGGGCGCTGCACGACGCCGGCCTGCTCCACGGTGACGCGCTCACCGTCACGGGCAACACCATCGCGGAGGAACTTGAACAGATCGACCCGCCAACGGTCGAAGACCTCGACGTGGACTATCTCAACACGGTCGACGACCCGATCCACGAGCGCGGCGCGATCCGCATCCTTTCGGGCAACCTCGCGCCCGACGGCTCGGTCATCAAGATCACGGGTGAGGACCACCTCCATCACGAGGGTCCGGTCCGCGTGTTCGAACAGGAGGAGGGGGCTATGGAGTACGTGCAGGAAGGCCGCGTCAAGTCCGGCGACGTGATCTGTATCCGCAACGAGGGGCCACAGGGCGGCCCCGGCATGCGCGAGATGCTGGGCGTGACCTCGGCCGTCGCCGGCCAGGGTCACGCCGAAGACGTGGCGCTGTTCACCGACGGCCGCTTCTCCGGCGCGACTCGGGGCTTCTCTATCGGCCACGTCGCCCCCGAGGCGTTCGTCGGCGGCCCCATCGCCGCGCTGGAGGACGGCGATACCGTCACCATCGACATCGACGACCACGAACTGTCGGTCGACCTCACCGACGAGGAGATCGAGCAGCGCCTCGAAGACTACGACCCTGAACCGACGTACGACAGCGGCGTGCTGGCGAAGTACCACAGCGACTTCGGCTCCGCGGCGAACGGCGCGGTGACGAACCCCGGCGCGAAGTGGGACTGA
- a CDS encoding winged helix-turn-helix domain-containing protein codes for MRHKQILDVAAENPEASIAELAAEVPSATAELVERVLEEHGDPAEADETETAAQSESEPSTESQSYPAPADLSSTERETIRAIQKHPTASQRDLAEKLGVTASTVSNRVNGIDGFDWANREAFANAVFSDGEAESATISDEAETQTPDTQSPESTDNPDGADSQASGPDTAPDDGDRSPTEVETAAGEVNTTLTTFQSTVEDLSAQLAELEGQVETVTDGGGSPEPFQEPELVHKVVHACMDSDKISEEEELRILDSLL; via the coding sequence ATGCGTCACAAGCAAATACTCGATGTAGCGGCTGAGAACCCCGAGGCATCCATCGCAGAGCTTGCGGCCGAAGTACCGAGTGCAACAGCGGAACTGGTCGAGCGAGTTCTTGAGGAACACGGCGACCCGGCTGAGGCCGACGAGACGGAAACGGCCGCCCAGTCAGAGAGTGAACCGTCGACGGAGTCACAGTCATATCCAGCCCCTGCGGACCTCTCGTCGACAGAACGTGAGACGATCCGCGCAATCCAGAAACACCCCACCGCGTCCCAGCGGGACCTCGCGGAGAAGCTCGGCGTCACTGCCTCGACGGTGAGCAACCGCGTCAACGGGATCGACGGGTTCGACTGGGCGAACCGAGAAGCGTTCGCAAACGCCGTGTTCAGCGACGGAGAAGCCGAATCAGCGACGATCTCGGACGAGGCAGAAACCCAGACACCCGATACCCAATCGCCGGAGTCAACAGACAACCCCGACGGAGCCGACAGTCAAGCGTCAGGCCCTGATACTGCGCCCGACGACGGCGACCGCTCGCCAACGGAAGTCGAGACAGCGGCCGGCGAGGTGAACACCACGCTGACTACGTTCCAGTCAACCGTCGAGGACCTCTCCGCACAGTTGGCTGAACTCGAAGGACAGGTCGAAACCGTCACGGACGGCGGCGGCTCGCCAGAGCCGTTTCAGGAGCCCGAACTCGTTCACAAGGTCGTCCACGCGTGTATGGACTCCGACAAGATATCCGAGGAGGAAGAGCTCCGGATTCTGGATTCGCTGCTCTAG
- a CDS encoding phosphoribosylamine--glycine ligase, with the protein MANFLFCSLDAALIGDIAWQVSREGHDVRYYIEADSDQEIADGFVPKTDDWRGDLGWADVVVFDDIWVGGDIGTGELAQELRAEGHAVVGGTPNTDALEEDRGYAMEVLEDHGVNTIEHHVFEDFDAGIKHVQENPAPYVIKPLGEVQNVKRLLYVGNEDDGSDIVDVLRAYKKAWGHRMKGFQLQRKVEGVEIAVCGFFNGESFVEPINFNFEHKKLFPGNIGPSTGEMGTSMFWAGRNELFAETLGKVEGWLADEGYVGSIDINCIVNEDGIYPLEFTPRFGYPTITLQEESFESETGQFFLDLANGRDPELEVHRGYQVAVRVVLPPFPFDDQKTYDENSRNAAVVFGSDSREGIHIEDAKRVPVEGTDRATGERSESGAAVDGQWRVAGESGMPLVVTGKGDTMQGAREQAYGRVDDILIPNCYYRDDIGERWIEGDGDRLQAWGYLGPAV; encoded by the coding sequence ATGGCGAATTTCCTCTTTTGTTCGTTAGACGCGGCGCTCATCGGTGACATCGCCTGGCAGGTCAGCCGGGAGGGACACGACGTCCGGTACTACATCGAAGCCGACAGCGATCAGGAGATCGCCGACGGGTTCGTACCGAAGACCGACGACTGGCGGGGCGACCTCGGCTGGGCCGATGTCGTCGTCTTCGACGACATCTGGGTCGGCGGCGACATCGGCACCGGCGAACTCGCACAGGAACTCCGGGCCGAAGGCCACGCCGTCGTTGGCGGGACACCCAACACAGATGCGCTCGAAGAGGACCGCGGCTACGCGATGGAGGTCCTCGAAGACCACGGTGTCAACACTATCGAGCATCACGTCTTCGAGGACTTCGACGCCGGCATCAAGCACGTCCAGGAGAACCCTGCGCCGTACGTCATCAAACCGCTCGGGGAAGTCCAGAACGTCAAGCGACTGCTCTACGTCGGGAACGAGGATGACGGCAGCGACATCGTCGATGTGCTTCGAGCGTACAAGAAGGCGTGGGGTCACCGGATGAAAGGGTTCCAGCTCCAGCGGAAGGTCGAGGGCGTCGAAATCGCCGTCTGTGGTTTCTTCAACGGCGAGTCGTTCGTCGAACCGATCAACTTCAACTTCGAGCACAAGAAGCTGTTTCCGGGCAACATCGGTCCCTCGACCGGCGAGATGGGTACTTCGATGTTCTGGGCCGGCCGGAACGAACTGTTCGCGGAGACACTCGGCAAGGTGGAAGGCTGGCTCGCCGACGAGGGGTACGTCGGCAGCATCGACATCAACTGCATCGTCAACGAGGACGGTATCTATCCGCTGGAGTTCACGCCGCGGTTCGGGTACCCCACAATCACGCTCCAAGAGGAGTCGTTCGAATCAGAAACAGGCCAGTTCTTCCTCGATCTGGCGAACGGGCGCGACCCCGAACTGGAGGTCCACCGCGGGTATCAGGTCGCGGTTCGGGTCGTCCTCCCGCCGTTCCCGTTCGACGACCAGAAGACGTACGACGAGAACTCCCGCAACGCCGCGGTCGTCTTCGGATCCGACAGCCGCGAGGGCATCCACATCGAGGACGCGAAGCGCGTGCCCGTCGAGGGCACGGACCGCGCGACCGGCGAGAGAAGCGAGTCAGGAGCGGCGGTCGACGGGCAGTGGCGCGTGGCTGGCGAGAGCGGGATGCCGCTGGTCGTCACGGGCAAAGGCGATACGATGCAGGGGGCGCGGGAGCAGGCTTACGGGCGCGTCGACGATATCCTCATTCCGAACTGTTACTACCGCGACGACATCGGCGAGCGGTGGATAGAGGGCGACGGGGACCGCCTGCAGGCATGGGGCTATCTCGGCCCTGCTGTGTAG
- a CDS encoding DUF7127 family protein — protein MDAQTERSPLHVSHTDHDDGWTVAVDLDSLQVSDEHVTVDIIGTEAIVAVDAPHLQTEFDVDLPAAGAVQTLRNGVLTLSKRS, from the coding sequence ATGGACGCACAAACTGAACGGTCGCCGCTACACGTCTCGCACACCGACCACGACGACGGCTGGACGGTCGCCGTCGACCTCGACTCGCTTCAGGTCAGCGACGAGCATGTGACAGTCGATATCATCGGGACGGAAGCCATCGTTGCCGTCGACGCCCCGCACCTCCAGACGGAGTTCGACGTCGACCTGCCGGCCGCCGGCGCGGTCCAGACACTCAGAAACGGCGTGCTCACGCTATCGAAGCGGAGCTAG
- a CDS encoding DUF7553 family protein: MTRDELASASELLESAAEDTDSDEASERLAELAAQLDSLATDERGPDHGRLARIQSALNDLSSGDAEDVTEAIDDADDQINEYRSDLEGV, from the coding sequence ATGACACGCGACGAACTCGCGTCCGCGAGTGAACTGCTCGAATCAGCGGCCGAAGACACTGACAGCGACGAGGCGAGCGAGCGCCTCGCCGAACTCGCTGCCCAGCTCGACTCCCTCGCGACCGACGAACGCGGCCCGGACCACGGCCGACTCGCCCGCATCCAGTCGGCGCTCAACGACCTCAGCAGTGGCGACGCGGAAGACGTGACCGAAGCCATCGACGACGCCGACGACCAGATCAACGAGTACCGGTCCGACCTCGAAGGGGTCTGA
- a CDS encoding DUF368 domain-containing protein, whose amino-acid sequence MTTPPDQDPPTVLGSVPPLRAWIRTFLIGLCMGSADGVPGVSGGTIALIAGVYERLIAAITAVTPGRVIRFVRALTPLDGGVDLRGAFAELLELDIWFLLALVAGVGTAVVIVTHIVTVASQETPALLFGFFFGLIAASAVVLLRSLTVESPFQIGAGVLGFLLAFYVSGVSNTAADGGSLALVFIAGMIGVSAMILPGISGSLLLVILGQYDRMSMALADFVDALIALATGGPAEDVTTTAVPVVTFIVGGLVGLFTIARVVRRALEYNRRATLAFLVALVVGALRAPVVKVRSEVGFSTDVLIAFVAAAAIGAAFLLALDWYAVDLDLDKI is encoded by the coding sequence ATGACCACCCCTCCCGACCAGGACCCGCCGACGGTTCTGGGCTCGGTGCCACCGCTTCGTGCGTGGATTCGAACGTTTCTCATCGGCCTCTGTATGGGCAGCGCGGACGGGGTCCCCGGTGTTTCCGGGGGCACAATCGCGCTCATCGCCGGGGTCTACGAGCGACTCATCGCCGCGATTACCGCCGTTACGCCGGGCCGCGTAATACGGTTCGTTCGCGCTCTCACACCGCTAGACGGCGGTGTTGATTTGCGCGGTGCGTTTGCCGAACTCCTCGAACTCGACATCTGGTTCCTCCTCGCGCTGGTCGCCGGCGTCGGTACCGCCGTCGTCATCGTAACACACATCGTCACCGTCGCCAGCCAGGAGACGCCGGCGTTGCTTTTCGGCTTCTTCTTCGGCCTCATCGCCGCCTCCGCGGTGGTGTTGCTGCGCAGTCTCACGGTCGAGTCGCCGTTCCAGATAGGGGCCGGCGTCCTCGGGTTTCTGCTTGCGTTCTACGTGTCCGGCGTCTCGAACACCGCCGCCGACGGCGGCAGTCTCGCACTCGTCTTCATCGCCGGCATGATCGGCGTCAGCGCGATGATTCTGCCCGGCATCTCGGGATCGCTGTTGCTCGTCATCCTCGGGCAGTACGACAGGATGTCAATGGCGCTCGCCGACTTCGTGGACGCGCTCATTGCGCTCGCCACCGGCGGGCCAGCCGAAGACGTGACAACGACCGCCGTGCCGGTCGTGACGTTCATCGTCGGCGGGCTGGTCGGCCTGTTCACCATCGCACGCGTCGTCCGTCGGGCACTGGAGTACAACCGCCGGGCAACGCTGGCCTTCCTCGTCGCGCTCGTCGTCGGCGCACTCCGCGCTCCGGTCGTGAAGGTCCGGAGTGAAGTCGGCTTCTCGACGGACGTTCTCATCGCGTTCGTCGCTGCCGCCGCTATCGGCGCGGCCTTCCTGCTCGCGCTCGACTGGTACGCCGTCGACCTCGACCTGGATAAGATCTAA